A single Flavobacterium sp. 1 DNA region contains:
- a CDS encoding dihydropteroate synthase, whose protein sequence is MGHNKNRRNLVLSGLEPLIITPDSVFVNVGERTNVTGSRKFLRLIKEEKYEEALDIARQQVEGGAQIIDINMDEGMLDGAYAMTKFLNLIAAEPDISRVPIMIDSSKWEIIEAGLKVVQGKCVVNSISLKEGEEAFIHHAKLIKRYGAAAIIMAFDEVGQADNFDRRVEICQRSYDILVNKVDFAPQDIIFDLNIFPVATGMEEHRLNALDFFRGTKWVRENLPHAHISGGVSNVSFSFRGNDTVREAMHSVFLYHAIKNGMTMGIVNPEMLSIYDEIPKDLLEHVEDVILDRRDDATERLLDFAENVKGDVKSNEKAVQEWRSGTVQERITHSLVKGVDEFIEIDVEEARLAATKPIEVIEINLMTGMNVVGDLFGSGKMFLPQVVKSARVMKKAVAYLLPFIEAAKQVGDKSGNGKILMATVKGDVHDIGKNIVSVVLACNNYEIVDLGVMVPPEKIIAAAIEHNVDIIGLSGLITPSLDEMVYLAKELDKKGMKIPVMIGGATTSRAHTAVKIAPQYRETVIHVNDASRAVTVAGNLLDHNRKIYASDIRADYDAFRETFLNRSRDKNFLTIEQARKNKLQLDWRHFEPVKPKVIGEQIVEVDLDVLVPYIDWTPFFRTWELFGKYPAILTDEVVGEQATSVFADAQAMLEVILKEKKLQAKGIYGIFPANQINDDDIELYEAPPPPKGELL, encoded by the coding sequence ATGGGACACAATAAAAATAGAAGAAACCTTGTATTATCGGGATTAGAGCCTTTGATCATTACGCCGGACAGCGTATTTGTGAATGTTGGGGAGCGAACCAATGTAACAGGTTCTCGAAAGTTCCTTCGATTGATCAAGGAGGAAAAATATGAGGAAGCACTCGATATTGCGAGACAGCAGGTAGAAGGAGGGGCGCAGATCATCGATATAAATATGGATGAGGGAATGCTTGATGGTGCTTATGCGATGACCAAATTCCTGAATTTGATTGCTGCCGAGCCGGATATTTCTCGTGTGCCCATTATGATTGACAGCTCGAAATGGGAAATCATTGAGGCTGGTTTGAAAGTCGTGCAGGGAAAATGTGTGGTAAACTCAATTTCGTTGAAAGAAGGAGAAGAAGCATTTATTCACCATGCCAAATTAATCAAACGTTACGGAGCAGCGGCCATTATTATGGCTTTTGATGAGGTGGGACAAGCTGATAATTTTGACAGAAGAGTTGAGATTTGCCAGCGTTCGTATGATATTTTGGTCAACAAAGTAGATTTTGCTCCACAGGATATCATCTTCGATTTGAATATATTCCCCGTAGCGACCGGTATGGAGGAACACCGCTTGAATGCTTTGGATTTCTTTAGAGGAACCAAATGGGTTCGGGAAAATTTACCGCACGCACACATTAGCGGTGGGGTGAGTAACGTTTCGTTTTCGTTTAGAGGGAATGACACCGTGAGAGAAGCGATGCATTCGGTTTTCTTGTATCACGCCATTAAAAACGGAATGACAATGGGAATCGTAAATCCAGAAATGCTTTCGATTTACGATGAGATTCCAAAAGATTTATTGGAACACGTTGAGGATGTAATCTTGGACAGACGCGACGATGCCACTGAACGTTTATTGGATTTTGCAGAAAATGTAAAAGGCGATGTAAAGAGCAATGAGAAAGCGGTTCAAGAATGGCGTTCGGGAACGGTTCAGGAAAGAATCACGCATTCCTTGGTAAAAGGGGTGGACGAATTTATAGAAATTGATGTTGAGGAAGCGAGATTGGCTGCCACAAAACCTATCGAAGTTATCGAAATCAATTTGATGACGGGAATGAATGTTGTGGGGGATTTGTTTGGTTCTGGAAAAATGTTTTTGCCACAGGTGGTAAAATCGGCTCGTGTAATGAAAAAAGCCGTGGCTTATTTGTTACCGTTTATCGAAGCTGCTAAACAAGTAGGGGACAAATCAGGAAACGGTAAAATCTTGATGGCAACAGTAAAAGGAGATGTACACGATATTGGTAAAAATATTGTTTCGGTGGTATTGGCCTGCAATAACTATGAGATTGTAGATCTTGGAGTTATGGTGCCTCCCGAAAAAATTATTGCTGCAGCTATCGAACACAATGTAGATATTATTGGATTGAGCGGATTAATCACGCCGTCTTTGGACGAAATGGTTTATCTCGCAAAAGAATTAGATAAAAAAGGGATGAAAATCCCTGTAATGATTGGTGGTGCAACTACTTCGCGCGCGCATACTGCCGTGAAAATTGCACCTCAATATAGAGAAACGGTAATTCATGTGAACGATGCGTCGAGAGCTGTTACGGTGGCAGGAAACTTATTGGATCACAATAGAAAAATTTACGCAAGCGATATTCGTGCCGATTATGATGCGTTTAGAGAAACATTCTTGAACCGTTCTCGAGACAAGAATTTCCTAACGATCGAGCAAGCGCGTAAAAATAAATTACAATTGGATTGGAGGCATTTTGAGCCTGTAAAACCAAAAGTTATCGGGGAACAAATTGTCGAAGTAGATTTGGATGTATTGGTTCCGTATATCGACTGGACTCCGTTTTTCAGAACTTGGGAATTGTTCGGAAAATATCCGGCGATTTTGACCGATGAGGTTGTTGGAGAACAAGCGACTTCTGTTTTTGCAGATGCACAAGCAATGTTGGAAGTGATTTTGAAAGAGAAAAAATTACAAGCCAAAGGAATCTACGGAATTTTCCCTGCAAATCAAATCAATGATGATGATATCGAGTTGTACGAAGCCCCCCCGCCCCCGAAGGGGGAGCTACTTTGA
- a CDS encoding vitamin B12 dependent-methionine synthase activation domain-containing protein, whose protein sequence is MLWNVLSNKGIEGFKFRRQHIIGEYIVDFVCLEKKLVIEVDGSIHNLPEQIEEDKERTIWLESKGFKVLRYTNQQVLNNLFETIENIGKELLKKEEVPPLGVRGLFLTLRQQSQKTKGAPNIALADFIAPKESGKVDYMGAFCVTTGFGVDEWAAEFEKDLDDYNSIMVKALADRFAEAFAEYLHEKIRKEIWGYAADEVLSKQALIEEDYKGIRPAPGYPACPDHLEKPTIWKLLNVEKEIGVTLTESMAMWPASSVSGYYFGNPESRYFGLGKIKEDQVIDYAKRRSVSTDVAMKWLNPNIAD, encoded by the coding sequence ATGCTATGGAATGTCTTGTCTAACAAAGGAATTGAAGGTTTTAAATTTAGAAGACAGCACATAATAGGAGAATATATTGTTGATTTTGTGTGTTTAGAAAAAAAGTTAGTTATTGAAGTAGATGGCTCTATTCATAATTTGCCCGAACAAATTGAAGAAGATAAAGAGAGAACTATTTGGTTAGAATCAAAGGGTTTTAAAGTACTAAGATATACAAATCAGCAAGTTTTGAATAATTTATTTGAAACGATTGAGAATATTGGTAAAGAATTATTGAAAAAGGAGGAAGTTCCCCCTTTGGGGGTTAGGGGGCTATTCTTGACTTTGCGTCAGCAGTCACAAAAAACAAAAGGTGCGCCAAACATCGCATTAGCTGATTTTATCGCTCCGAAAGAGAGCGGGAAAGTGGATTATATGGGAGCATTTTGTGTAACCACCGGTTTTGGTGTTGACGAATGGGCAGCTGAATTCGAAAAGGATTTGGACGATTACAATTCGATTATGGTTAAAGCTTTGGCTGACCGTTTCGCAGAAGCATTTGCCGAATATTTACACGAAAAAATCCGTAAAGAAATTTGGGGTTATGCAGCCGATGAGGTTTTGAGCAAACAAGCACTTATCGAAGAAGATTATAAAGGAATTCGTCCAGCGCCGGGTTATCCTGCCTGTCCGGATCACTTGGAAAAACCAACTATTTGGAAACTTTTAAATGTAGAAAAAGAAATTGGAGTAACCTTGACCGAAAGTATGGCAATGTGGCCGGCTTCTTCGGTTTCGGGATATTATTTCGGAAACCCAGAAAGCAGGTACTTTGGTCTTGGAAAAATAAAAGAAGACCAAGTTATTGATTACGCCAAAAGAAGAAGCGTTTCAACAGATGTTGCCATGAAATGGCTGAATCCAAATATTGCAGATTAG
- a CDS encoding four helix bundle protein, with protein MEYSKLEVWIEARKLVNLLYDSTKLFPKEELFGLTNQMRRSAVSIPSNIAEGCGRQTSKETLHFLHIARGSLYELETQYYLALDQKYIIENDFNIAFEQMQGCKKLLNGFINYYKNKI; from the coding sequence ATGGAGTACAGTAAATTAGAGGTTTGGATAGAAGCTAGAAAATTGGTGAATTTGTTATATGATTCAACTAAATTATTTCCAAAAGAAGAATTATTTGGTTTAACAAATCAAATGCGAAGATCGGCAGTTTCAATACCTTCGAATATAGCAGAAGGTTGTGGACGACAAACTTCTAAAGAGACATTGCACTTTTTGCATATTGCAAGAGGTTCTCTATATGAATTAGAAACACAATATTATTTAGCTTTAGATCAAAAATATATTATCGAAAATGATTTTAATATTGCTTTCGAACAGATGCAAGGATGCAAAAAACTATTAAACGGGTTTATAAACTATTATAAAAATAAAATTTAG
- the metF gene encoding methylenetetrahydrofolate reductase [NAD(P)H], with the protein MKVTQHIEKAKGNTLFSFEIIPPQKGKSIQELYDNIDPLMEFKPPFIDVTTSREEYIYIDKGNGLLDKKLTRMRPGTLGICASIKHKYNVDTVPHLLCGGFTKEETEYMLVDCHYLGINNVMALRGDAMKDEQSFVPKAGGNNFAVDLVAQINQLNCGKYLHDVMDIDNKADFCIGVAGYPEKHLESPSLMSDLKRLKEKVDAGADYVVTQMFFDNAKYFEFVAKAREMGITVPIIPGIKPIAVQKHLQILPQIFRIDLPEDLINAVEKCKNNAEIRQVGIEWAIQQSIELKAAGVPVLHYYSMGKSENIRQIASQIF; encoded by the coding sequence ATGAAGGTAACACAGCATATAGAAAAAGCCAAAGGAAATACATTATTCTCTTTCGAAATTATACCGCCTCAAAAAGGCAAAAGTATTCAGGAATTATACGACAATATCGATCCATTGATGGAGTTCAAACCGCCATTTATTGATGTAACAACTTCTCGTGAGGAGTACATTTACATTGATAAGGGAAATGGTTTATTGGACAAAAAATTAACTAGAATGCGTCCGGGAACGTTGGGAATTTGTGCTTCCATAAAACACAAATACAATGTAGATACTGTACCACACTTGCTTTGCGGAGGTTTTACCAAAGAGGAAACCGAATATATGCTTGTAGATTGTCATTATCTTGGAATCAATAACGTGATGGCTCTTCGCGGTGATGCCATGAAGGACGAACAGTCTTTTGTTCCAAAAGCGGGAGGAAATAATTTTGCTGTAGATTTGGTTGCTCAGATCAATCAATTGAATTGCGGAAAATACCTTCACGATGTTATGGACATTGACAACAAAGCTGATTTTTGTATTGGAGTGGCTGGTTATCCAGAGAAACATTTAGAATCTCCTTCTTTAATGTCAGATTTAAAAAGACTGAAAGAGAAAGTAGATGCAGGTGCCGATTATGTGGTGACTCAAATGTTTTTTGACAATGCCAAATATTTTGAGTTTGTTGCCAAAGCAAGAGAAATGGGAATTACAGTTCCAATTATTCCGGGAATCAAACCTATAGCGGTTCAAAAACATTTACAGATTTTACCGCAGATTTTCCGAATCGATTTACCGGAAGATTTAATAAATGCTGTGGAAAAGTGCAAGAATAACGCAGAAATTCGCCAAGTGGGTATCGAGTGGGCTATTCAGCAATCCATTGAGTTGAAAGCAGCTGGAGTTCCTGTTTTGCATTATTATTCAATGGGAAAATCAGAAAATATCAGACAGATAGCAAGCCAGATTTTTTAG
- a CDS encoding T9SS type B sorting domain-containing protein, which yields MNLKHLITLLISVFLFPQLHAQLCTGSLGDPVVKLDFGSGTSTHGSALGTGITSYAWTTADFPSDGSYTVEKTTNTAGTWWTTTDHTGGGYMMVVNASFSTTDYFYKNTVSGLCAGTTYEFAAWIMNLLRSQDNSPPNITFTIEDTSGTILGTYNTGNIGLSSSAVWKQYGFFFTTPSGVSTVVIRMRNNKAGAAPGNDIALDDITFRACGPTVTSEIVNQSVTNLEVCENESKSITLSGSVSSSAYTTVGYQWQNSTDGGLTWTDISGENKATYTFVSGAVGTYKYRLATADSSNISSSNCRVFSNKITINVKSGPIQSTAETIQPNCDVPSGTITVTAPTGLLYSVDDVNYQSSMVFSGLAGGDYKVTSKRSSCVSSPVMAHINLTAISSATPIVDIIQPVICNNPYGTITVTSLDAEYSFDNGLTWQTSNVKTGFVPGDYLVKTRNSSLCETTPISATISIPPGYPPTPTVSITQPDCSTPTGTVIVSDNAASYSFDGGQNWTASNTKTSLVPGIYQVLIKNTIGCISLVANAAEIKAFVNTEPLPVTTTPQIFCVQQNATISGIVISGTNIKWYDAATNGNLLSSTTILQNKTYYASQTVASCESLRIPAVINIQNTSVPTGDLVQNFCTTQKATIASLSVTGTNIIWYDNATNGTVLPSTTALVNGVTYYATQTANGCESVNRLAVLVSIVIPSLTVNDIADFICDDASDGLELVDLTAYNSKIASCSTCAFTYFTSLFGAENQTTADQITTSTNYNLVLGTSIVYVRIDSNDKCYQVGKLSLTLMSEPVLSIPESIAVCENHDVTINAGSGFDSYLWSTLETAPSITVSNVGTYSVTVTQNHGSTVCTATKSFSVVLSNVAVISTETQDWTDTENVIAVYVSSSSVGNYEYSLDGITYQDSNTFSGLISGDYMVYVRDKNGCGIASQEVYILNYPKFFTPNGDGYNDTWAIRFSESEPKLMVKIFDRYGKFIKELNAVSAWDGTYNGHELPSTDYWFVVTRANGKVYKGHFAMKR from the coding sequence TTGAATCTAAAACATCTTATTACACTGCTGATTAGCGTTTTTTTATTCCCACAATTGCATGCCCAGCTATGTACAGGCAGTTTGGGCGACCCTGTTGTTAAATTAGATTTTGGCTCAGGAACATCGACACATGGCTCGGCTTTAGGAACGGGAATTACAAGTTATGCTTGGACAACGGCTGATTTTCCGAGTGATGGTTCTTATACGGTTGAAAAAACTACTAATACTGCTGGCACTTGGTGGACGACTACAGATCATACAGGCGGAGGTTATATGATGGTGGTGAATGCCAGTTTTTCAACCACTGATTATTTTTATAAAAATACGGTTTCAGGCTTGTGTGCAGGTACTACATATGAGTTTGCCGCTTGGATTATGAATCTTTTGAGAAGCCAAGACAATAGTCCTCCCAACATTACTTTTACAATTGAAGATACCAGCGGGACTATTCTTGGAACATATAATACAGGAAATATTGGGCTTTCAAGCAGTGCCGTATGGAAGCAATACGGATTTTTTTTCACCACGCCATCAGGAGTTTCAACGGTTGTTATTCGAATGCGGAATAATAAAGCAGGTGCCGCTCCGGGTAATGATATTGCTCTGGATGATATTACTTTTAGAGCCTGTGGACCCACTGTAACTTCGGAAATTGTAAATCAGTCAGTAACGAATCTGGAAGTATGCGAAAACGAATCAAAATCAATAACTCTTAGCGGATCCGTTTCGTCTTCTGCTTATACAACGGTTGGCTATCAATGGCAAAACAGTACTGATGGAGGGCTAACATGGACTGATATTTCGGGAGAAAACAAAGCCACTTATACTTTTGTCTCAGGTGCTGTGGGCACTTATAAGTATAGATTAGCAACTGCTGACAGTTCTAATATCAGTTCGAGTAATTGTCGCGTTTTTTCTAACAAAATAACAATCAATGTAAAATCAGGACCAATTCAGTCTACTGCAGAAACGATACAGCCCAATTGCGATGTGCCTTCGGGAACGATTACGGTTACAGCTCCAACAGGACTTTTGTATAGCGTAGATGATGTTAATTATCAATCCTCGATGGTTTTTTCAGGTTTGGCAGGAGGTGATTATAAGGTAACTTCCAAAAGGTCCAGTTGCGTTTCGAGTCCAGTTATGGCTCATATTAATTTGACAGCTATTTCTAGTGCAACTCCAATAGTAGATATTATCCAACCAGTAATTTGTAATAATCCTTATGGTACGATCACGGTTACCAGTTTGGATGCTGAGTATAGTTTTGATAATGGTTTAACTTGGCAGACCAGTAATGTGAAAACAGGATTTGTTCCAGGGGATTATTTAGTCAAAACGCGAAACAGCAGTTTATGTGAAACCACACCAATTAGTGCAACAATTAGTATCCCGCCAGGATATCCGCCAACACCTACTGTAAGTATTACTCAGCCGGATTGCAGTACACCAACCGGAACGGTGATCGTTTCAGATAATGCAGCGTCATATAGCTTTGATGGAGGTCAAAATTGGACAGCAAGCAATACTAAAACTAGTTTGGTTCCGGGAATCTATCAAGTCTTGATAAAAAATACAATTGGCTGTATTTCGCTTGTAGCAAATGCTGCCGAAATCAAAGCTTTTGTAAATACAGAACCGCTTCCGGTTACAACAACACCACAAATTTTTTGTGTGCAGCAAAATGCTACGATTAGCGGCATTGTGATTTCAGGAACAAATATAAAATGGTATGACGCTGCCACAAATGGAAATCTGCTGTCGAGTACAACAATACTGCAGAACAAAACGTATTATGCTTCGCAAACTGTAGCTTCCTGCGAAAGTTTGCGAATCCCGGCAGTAATAAATATTCAAAACACTTCAGTACCAACGGGTGACTTGGTGCAGAATTTTTGCACCACACAAAAAGCAACTATTGCCAGTTTGTCAGTTACTGGAACAAATATTATTTGGTACGACAATGCCACAAATGGTACTGTTTTGCCAAGTACAACTGCTTTGGTAAATGGCGTAACTTATTATGCTACGCAAACGGCAAATGGTTGTGAAAGTGTAAACAGATTGGCTGTTTTGGTATCAATAGTCATTCCAAGTTTGACAGTAAATGATATTGCAGATTTTATTTGTGACGATGCGAGTGATGGTTTGGAACTAGTGGATTTAACGGCTTATAATTCAAAAATAGCTTCTTGCAGTACCTGTGCTTTTACGTATTTTACATCATTATTTGGTGCAGAAAATCAAACTACAGCCGATCAAATTACAACATCAACAAACTATAATTTGGTGTTAGGAACTTCTATAGTTTATGTCAGAATTGATTCTAATGATAAATGTTATCAAGTTGGCAAGTTGAGTCTGACACTGATGAGTGAGCCTGTTCTTTCAATTCCTGAAAGTATTGCTGTCTGCGAAAATCATGATGTTACCATAAATGCGGGTTCAGGTTTTGACAGCTATTTATGGTCAACTTTAGAAACCGCACCTTCAATTACAGTTTCAAATGTTGGCACTTATTCGGTAACAGTAACCCAAAATCATGGAAGTACAGTTTGTACAGCGACCAAAAGTTTTTCGGTAGTGTTGTCAAATGTTGCTGTAATTTCGACCGAAACTCAGGATTGGACTGATACTGAAAATGTAATCGCAGTTTATGTTTCCAGTTCAAGTGTAGGGAACTACGAGTATTCACTAGACGGGATTACCTATCAGGACAGCAATACTTTTTCGGGATTAATTAGTGGCGATTATATGGTTTATGTTCGAGACAAAAATGGCTGCGGGATTGCCAGTCAGGAAGTTTATATTTTGAATTATCCAAAGTTTTTCACACCCAATGGAGATGGATATAATGATACTTGGGCTATTCGTTTTTCCGAATCAGAACCAAAACTCATGGTTAAAATATTTGATCGATATGGTAAATTTATTAAAGAATTAAATGCTGTTTCAGCTTGGGATGGCACTTATAATGGACATGAATTGCCTTCCACCGATTATTGGTTTGTTGTGACTAGAGCCAATGGCAAGGTATATAAAGGTCATTTTGCTATGAAAAGATAG
- a CDS encoding pyridoxal-dependent decarboxylase translates to MNPTLQQDLQDIEHILEQVKQHGIDFLNAIDTIPTSTQNTIDTNANLNDFGLGSLSALEVFKQRLAPLMVSQAGPRYWGFVTGGATPASIAGDWLTTIYDPNAQATKAQGGVSALIEIETINKLLQLLVLPKSFLGGFVTGATMSNFTCLAVARQWFGKELGHDFAKNGITGPLNILTAAPHSSSVKCLAMLGIGSQNFTKIKTVEGNREAIDIADLEQNIKNLNGQPFILISSAGTVNSADFDDFIAISKLKEKYNFWWHIDAAFGGFAACSPKYKHLVNGWKNADSITIDCHKWLNVPYESAFYLVKEQHKNLQVETFQNSNAPYLGDPLENFSYLNFLPENSRRLKALPVWFSLLAYGKQGFKDIVENSVARALQFDAFIANDESFELLAPTRLNNVCFTLEGDHNQEKVNSFLMHLNDKGKVFMTPTVYQNRKGIRASFVNWRTNELDVQLVIKVMKESVLELEIE, encoded by the coding sequence ATGAATCCAACTCTTCAACAAGATTTACAAGATATTGAGCATATTCTTGAACAAGTAAAACAACATGGAATTGATTTTCTGAATGCTATAGATACAATTCCAACTTCCACACAAAATACTATTGATACAAACGCAAATTTGAATGATTTTGGGTTAGGATCATTGTCTGCTTTGGAAGTATTCAAGCAGCGATTGGCTCCATTGATGGTTTCACAAGCTGGACCAAGATATTGGGGATTTGTAACTGGAGGTGCTACACCAGCTTCTATAGCCGGCGATTGGCTCACAACTATTTATGATCCAAATGCACAAGCAACAAAAGCACAGGGAGGAGTTTCGGCATTGATCGAAATAGAAACTATTAATAAATTGCTACAATTATTGGTTTTGCCAAAATCATTTTTGGGCGGATTTGTAACAGGTGCAACGATGTCAAATTTTACTTGTTTGGCCGTGGCTCGACAATGGTTCGGAAAAGAATTGGGTCATGATTTTGCTAAAAACGGAATTACAGGGCCCTTAAATATTTTGACAGCAGCGCCACATTCTTCTTCGGTAAAATGTTTGGCAATGTTAGGAATTGGAAGCCAGAATTTCACTAAAATAAAAACAGTTGAAGGAAATCGGGAAGCTATTGATATAGCCGATTTAGAACAAAATATAAAGAATTTAAACGGTCAGCCATTTATTTTAATATCAAGTGCAGGAACAGTCAACTCAGCCGATTTTGATGATTTTATTGCGATTTCAAAACTGAAAGAAAAATATAATTTTTGGTGGCATATTGATGCTGCTTTTGGAGGTTTTGCAGCTTGTTCTCCAAAATACAAACATTTGGTAAACGGTTGGAAAAACGCAGACAGTATTACGATTGACTGTCATAAATGGCTCAATGTTCCTTACGAAAGTGCTTTTTATTTGGTGAAAGAACAACATAAAAATCTTCAAGTTGAAACGTTTCAAAATTCGAATGCTCCTTATTTGGGAGATCCGTTGGAGAATTTTAGTTATCTGAATTTCTTGCCTGAGAATTCCCGACGCCTGAAAGCTTTACCCGTTTGGTTCTCATTATTGGCGTATGGAAAGCAAGGATTTAAAGATATAGTAGAAAATAGCGTTGCAAGAGCATTGCAGTTTGATGCTTTTATAGCTAATGATGAAAGTTTTGAATTATTAGCACCAACTCGCCTTAATAACGTTTGTTTTACTTTGGAGGGTGACCATAATCAGGAAAAAGTGAATTCATTTTTGATGCATCTCAATGATAAAGGCAAAGTGTTTATGACTCCAACAGTGTATCAAAATAGAAAAGGAATCCGAGCTTCGTTTGTGAATTGGAGAACAAACGAATTGGATGTTCAGTTGGTAATTAAAGTGATGAAAGAGAGTGTTTTGGAATTGGAAATAGAATAG
- a CDS encoding AraC family transcriptional regulator gives MLNFPIIMGITSGATFLLGFLLLAHSRKVNPIANRYLGLFVLTLGLAMLEIPLFYQNFHLKHPNIFELIGLVRFLTAPFLYISILYFTSLQKKFEKKILWHFLPFLIFLLFRFPFFITGKNFEFSYAVGRVVFFILQTALPLQAIIYWYLSFSKLQKHIKYIRQFSSATEEIDLSWLRYFLLVLILIIVAWFNLVFFDLQNLTQLTPFLYLSCIFFLAYFSLQQKEVFDFNKSDLNELATIEISKKENPKRVSENRLNELDKKLQALMNLEKVYLENDLSLPKLAKSMNASCNETSFVINELYRDNFYNFINKYRVEEAKILLLSEKYSQLNILGIAYESGFNSKTTFNTTFKKHTGLSPTEFVKSNIFLEKKEA, from the coding sequence ATGCTGAATTTTCCAATCATAATGGGTATTACATCAGGAGCTACATTTTTGTTGGGCTTTTTGCTTCTTGCTCATTCTCGAAAAGTAAACCCGATTGCTAACAGATATCTTGGATTATTTGTTCTTACGCTTGGATTGGCAATGCTCGAAATTCCTTTGTTTTACCAAAACTTCCATTTAAAACATCCCAATATATTTGAATTGATAGGTTTGGTACGGTTTCTGACAGCTCCTTTTCTTTATATCAGTATTTTATATTTTACATCATTGCAGAAAAAGTTTGAAAAGAAAATTTTATGGCACTTTTTACCCTTTCTGATTTTTCTGCTTTTCAGATTTCCTTTTTTTATTACAGGAAAAAATTTTGAATTCAGTTATGCAGTTGGGAGAGTAGTGTTTTTTATTTTGCAAACAGCATTACCGCTTCAAGCTATAATTTATTGGTATTTGTCTTTTAGTAAATTACAAAAGCACATAAAATATATACGTCAGTTCTCGTCAGCAACCGAGGAAATAGACTTGTCTTGGTTAAGATATTTTTTATTGGTTTTGATTCTAATTATAGTTGCGTGGTTCAATCTTGTCTTTTTCGACTTGCAAAATTTAACGCAGCTTACTCCATTTTTATATCTTTCCTGTATCTTTTTTCTAGCTTATTTTTCTTTGCAGCAAAAAGAAGTTTTTGATTTTAATAAAAGTGACTTAAATGAGTTAGCCACTATTGAAATAAGCAAAAAGGAAAATCCAAAACGTGTTTCAGAAAACCGATTGAACGAATTAGACAAAAAATTGCAGGCGCTTATGAATTTGGAAAAAGTGTATTTAGAAAATGATTTAAGTCTGCCAAAATTAGCAAAAAGCATGAATGCCAGCTGTAATGAAACGTCGTTTGTAATCAACGAATTGTACCGTGATAACTTTTATAATTTTATAAATAAATACCGAGTAGAAGAAGCAAAAATACTATTGCTGTCTGAAAAATACAGTCAATTAAATATTCTGGGAATTGCTTATGAATCTGGATTTAATTCTAAAACTACTTTTAATACCACTTTTAAAAAACACACTGGTCTTTCTCCAACCGAGTTTGTGAAATCAAATATATTCTTAGAAAAAAAAGAAGCCTAA
- the gldA gene encoding gliding motility-associated ABC transporter ATP-binding subunit GldA: MSIEVKNISKSYGAQKALDNISFSVKKGEIVGFLGPNGAGKSTLMKILTTYINADSGVALVNDFDVNTQEKSVQLSIGYLPEHNPLYLDLYVREYLAFNADVYKVAKSRIEEVIQLTGLQTESHKKIGQLSKGYRQRVGLANALLHNPDVLILDEPTTGLDPNQLVEIRNVIKNVGKDKTVFLSTHIMQEVEAICDRVIIIDKGHIVADKKLDNLISADKEQVIEVEFDKKAEEDLIAQIPHLKSFKNSHGFSWELTFVSDKDMRPTVFDFAYDNGLKTLQLNQKNKNLETVFREITK, encoded by the coding sequence ATGTCAATAGAAGTAAAAAACATTTCGAAAAGTTATGGTGCTCAAAAAGCATTGGACAATATTTCCTTTTCTGTTAAAAAGGGAGAAATTGTTGGTTTTCTAGGGCCCAATGGTGCTGGAAAATCGACTTTGATGAAAATATTGACCACCTACATCAATGCAGATTCTGGTGTGGCACTTGTCAATGACTTTGATGTAAACACCCAAGAAAAATCGGTACAGCTTTCTATTGGATATCTGCCGGAACACAATCCTTTGTATTTAGATTTATACGTTAGAGAATATCTGGCTTTTAACGCCGATGTATATAAGGTAGCTAAATCAAGAATCGAAGAAGTGATTCAGCTAACGGGTTTACAAACCGAGAGCCATAAAAAAATTGGCCAATTATCCAAAGGCTATCGTCAAAGAGTAGGTCTTGCAAATGCATTATTACACAATCCCGATGTTTTAATTTTAGACGAACCTACAACAGGATTAGATCCAAATCAATTGGTCGAAATCAGAAATGTGATTAAAAACGTTGGTAAAGACAAAACGGTTTTCCTTTCGACTCACATTATGCAGGAAGTAGAAGCGATTTGCGATCGAGTGATTATTATTGACAAAGGACACATCGTCGCTGATAAAAAATTAGATAACTTAATCTCCGCCGATAAAGAACAGGTAATCGAAGTAGAATTTGACAAAAAAGCGGAAGAAGATCTTATTGCTCAAATTCCTCATTTGAAATCTTTCAAAAACAGTCATGGATTTTCTTGGGAACTTACTTTTGTTTCTGATAAAGATATGCGACCAACAGTTTTTGACTTTGCTTACGATAATGGATTGAAGACTTTGCAGCTCAACCAGAAGAACAAAAATTTAGAAACTGTGTTTAGGGAAATTACAAAATAA